The Garra rufa chromosome 18, GarRuf1.0, whole genome shotgun sequence genome window below encodes:
- the LOC141290717 gene encoding SPRY domain-containing SOCS box protein 2: MCLKYNYSNIGNLREVAVILRSDWMGLTLCCFLKDSRPQKHHKSSSPFCQFSVAPPIRLTVLLDTPPVGPGNPRSQWSPTYLSPNLKVCPSGGCVYRAHVEQSSDAVRGAVGTTTGLHIWEVMWEGQQRGSHALLGVSTHMHSLQAAGYTALIGGDSCSWGWELSTNQLWHDGKAVRQYPGGGARDVLSVPERVLVVLDADAGTLGYLVDDCYLGVAFQDLPKGAELFPAVSCVWGGAQICIRYLCGTTRDAPALQALSRLSLRRALGWDWPRSRTQSLPSAVQRLLMDTHNTAEEEQ, translated from the exons atgtGTCTGAAATACAACTATTCGAATATCGGCAATCTGagg GAAGTTGCTGTTATTCTGCGATCTGATTGGATGGGTCTCACACTGTGCTGCTTTCTAAAGGACAGCCGTCCTCAAAAACACCACAAATCCTCGTCACCCTTCTGTCAGTTTTCTGTAGCCCCGCCCATTCGCCTCACGGTGCTGTTAGACACGCCCCCCGTCGGTCCCGGGAACCCACGGTCGCAGTGGAGCCCGACGTACCTGTCGCCCAATCTGAAGGTGTGTCCGTCAGGTGGGTGTGTCTATCGCGCCCATGTGGAGCAGAGCAGCGATGCGGTTCGCGGTGCGGTCGGCACCACCACGGGACTCCATATATGGGAGGTGATGTGGGAGGGGCAACAGAGAGGAAGCCACGCCCTGCTGGGCGTGTCCACACACATGCACTCCCTGCAGGCCGCTGGCTACACGGCGTTGATAGGCGGAGACTCCTGTTCTTGGGGCTGGGAGCTCTCGACCAATCAGCTCTGGCATGATGGGAAAGCAGTGAGGCAGTATCCTGGGGGCGGAGCTAGGGATGTCTTAAGTGTTCCGGAGCGTGTGTTAGTGGTGCTGGACGCAGACGCAGGGACGCTGGGATATCTGGTTGACGATTGCTATTTGGGCGTCGCCTTCCAGGACCTCCCCAAAGGGGCGGAGCTTTTTCCAGCGGTGAGCTGCGTTTGGGGAGGAGCTCAAATCTGCATACGCTACCTGTGTGGCACCACAC GAGACGCACCTGCTCTCCAGGCTCTGAGTCGTTTATCTCTGCGTCGGGCTCTGGGATGGGACTGGCCCCGGAGCCGGACTCAGTCATTGCCATCTGCTGTACAGCGCCTCCTGATGGACACACATAACACTGCAGAGGAAGAGCAGTGA
- the cntrob gene encoding centrobin: MMSMGRADDDDDDESRLHQSCVPALTRSWPPSPLSALSSSRQVTARLYSSLQHSREQEVKGHAARQVSFALSSPDLTAVRMTAATPPLLSHRLEDLSLDSASSRDAVGSGVEGVESDADGEMDLHLQNNLSRSAQLTSGRKHIEEMENVRTHLQSILRNAQSAADRHEFLAPASQHFLDDSNESDATSHLLSAGLSVGGVEELFPRYSRLHADTSGTASELQVLRDSLDRERERRKVCEQQVASLHSKVLQFQQQLTLAVAADRKKDIMIEQLDKTLVKVVEGWKRHDQERNEEMKRQQEEKETAERTLNTHKQALCRVEQNLSQVEETLNQEQKHKQELQKSNKHLEQEVRELRMRMEELQQEEQKLRRDADRLREQLHKLQSESHEARTHAQELQQQLTHATQQLHTHTDQVKQEVAAREEAESRTRQIQEELEQIRRERDTLRVDRALEQTRFEAQKSQMEAEFRLSLERQINERLTAIQEENTTHNTQLRQQHRKQLLDLSARHERELAAQLDQFRTQLQEKDDKLQHLTQTYQHKLSEMQEELVSMAASKRKLETHREELVSRLQGMMRSHWAEALRLLTNQEQMESLLSPVPQWEVSKPSSSPPKSVTPASAPQAVVLHLSREKERGKRSEERESRAQREMSSHSEFGLLNCSTSFCPLEPVLEHTDMTALSDSSGLWVRPAFSENETLKERNEEMREAQMKQIVNLNHSQYESNQIRVKQKHSHAPTDTRTNHSSSADSGVSRGVASGLWYGSDSEKVPPIRDEAPPSMMRVSSFNDDRQSELQYYVSKLLERSPGDPVDEPIREHKHDTERHMSDPRSNPEHKADQRDKQEACVSQRAPSRSGVQSRRSVSRRGGSQRVWR, from the exons aTGATGTCAATGGGCCgagctgatgatgatgatgatgatgagtcTCGTCTTCATCAGTCGTGTGTTCCCGCTTTGACTCGTTCCTGGCCGCCGTCTCCTCTCTCAGCGCTATCGTCGTCTCGTCAGGTCACCGCACGTCTCTACAGCTCATTACAGCACAGTCGAGAGCAGGAGGTCAAAGGTCACGCAGCCAG GCAGGTGTCGTTCGCCCTGTCCTCTCCTGATCTCACTGCTGTCAGAATGACTGCAGCCACGCCCCCTCTCCTCTCTCATAGGCTGGAGGACCTCAGCCTAGACTCCGCCTCCTCACGTGATGCGGTTGGTTCAGGAGTGGAGGGGGTGGAGTCAGATGCGGATGGAGAGATGGACCTTCATCTGCAAAACAACCTGAGCAGATCGGCACAGCTGACG AGTGGCAGGAAGCACATAGAGGAAATGGAGAATGTAAGGACACACTTACAGTCCATACTGAGAAACGCACAGAGTGCTGCAGACAGACACG AGTTTCTGGCCCCTGCATCGCAGCACTTTCTGGATGATTCAAACGAGAGCGACGCCACATCACACCTGCTCAG tGCGGGGTTGTCTGTGGGCGGAGTGGAGGAGTTGTTCCCGCGCTATTCGCGTCTTCACGCAGACACCAGCGGCACTGCGTCAGAGCTTCAGGTGTTGAGAGACAGTCTGGACCGAGAGCGAGAGCGCAGGAAG gtgtGTGAGCAGCAGGTGGCGTCTCTCCACAGTAAAGTTCTTCAGTTTCAGCAGCAGTTAACGCTCGCTGTGGCCGCCGATCGCAAGAAGGACATCATGATCGAACAACTCGACaag ACGCTGGTGAAGGTGGTTGAGGGCTGGAAGAGACATGATCAGGAGCGAAACGAAGAGATGAAACGACAGCAGGAGGAGAAGGAGACGGCAGAGAGAACACTCAACACACACAAACAG gCTCTGTGTCGTGTGGAGCAGAATCTCTCTCAGGTAGAAGAAACACTAAACCAGGAGCAGAAACACAAGCAGGAGCTGCAGAAGAGCAACAAACACCTG GAGCAGGAGGTGCGTGAGCTGCGCATGCGGATGGAGGAGCTCCAGCAGGAGGAGCAGAAGCTGCGCAGAGACGCAGACAGACTCCGAGAGCAGCTGCACAAACTGCAGAGCGAGTCACATGAGGCACGGACACACGCACAGGAGCTCCAGCAGCAGCTCACACACGCCACGCAGCAGCTGCACACACACACG GATCAGGTGAAACAGGAAGTGGCTGCGCGTGAAGAGGCCGAGAGCAGGACACGGCAGATACAGGAGGAGCTGGAGCAGAtcaggagagagagagatacgCTGAGAGTCGACCGAGCGCTGGAAcag ACGCGGTTCGAGGCGCAGAAGTCTCAGATGGAGGCGGAGTTTCGTCTGTCGTTGGAGCGTCAGATCAATGAGAGACTGACAGCCATACAGGAGGAGAACACCACACACAACACACAACTACGACAACAACACAG gaAGCAGTTGCTGGATCTGAGTGCGCGGCATGAGCGAGAGCTGGCGGCTCAGCTGGATCAGTTCAGAACACAGTTACAGGAGAAAGATGACAAACTGCAGCACCTCACACAGACCTACCAACACAA aCTGTCAGAGATGCAGGAGGAGCTGGTTTCAATGGCTGCGTCTAAAAGGAAGCTGGAGACACACAGAGAGGAGCTTGTGTCTCGCCTGCAGGGAATGATGCGCTCCCATTGGGCGGAAGCTTTGCGGCTGTTGACCAATCAGGAGCAG atggaGAGTCTTTTATCACCCGTCCCTCAGTGGGAAGTGTCCAAACCGTCCTCTTCTCCTCCCAAGAGTGTCACACCTGCGTCAG CTCCACAGGCTGTGGTTTTGCATCTGTCCAGAGAGAAGGAGCGAGGGAAGAGATCAGAGGAGCGAGAGTCGAGAGCACAGAGAGAAATGAGCTCACATTCGGAGTTTGGACTGTTGAACTGTAGCACTTCATTCTGTCCACTGGAGCCAGTCCTGGAGCACACGGATATGACAG CACTCAGTGACAGCAGTGGATTGTGGGTCAGGCCTGCGTTTTCAGAGAACGAAACGTTGAAAGAGAGGAACGAGGAGATGAGAGAAGCTCAAATGAAGCAGATTGTGAATCTGAATCACAGTCAGTATGAATCCAACCAGATCAGAGTGAAGCAGAAGCACAGCCACGCCCCCACAGACACACGGACCAATCACAGCTCAAGCGCAGATAGTGGGGTGAGCAGAGGCGTGGCTTCTGGACTGTGGTACGGTAGTGATTCAGAGAAAGTCCCGCCCATCAGAGATGAAGCTCCGCCCAGCATGATGAGAGTTTCCTCTTTTAATGATGACAGACAGAGTGAGCTGCAGTATTACGTGTCAAAG CTGCTGGAGCGTTCTCCTGGCGACCCTGTGGACGAGCCAATCAGAGAGCACAAACATGACACTGAGCGTCACATGAGCGACCCCAGATCAAACCCGGAGCACAAAGCAGATCAACGTGACAAACAAGAG GCGTGTGTGTCTCAGCGTGCTCCGTCTCGAAGCGGCGTCCAGAGCAGAAGATCAGTGAGCCGCAGAGGAGGATCTCAGAGAGTCTGGAGATGA